From the genome of Aquila chrysaetos chrysaetos chromosome 8, bAquChr1.4, whole genome shotgun sequence:
TTCCCCtttattctcttctgttttgtgcTCTCTAACCATCTCCACTGCACTTTCTCAGCAGCATGCATCACCACCACGTACCTACCCTGAGACTGGACTAAGGCAGAGACAGTTCAGCTCTGACCGACTACACGAATGCAGAGTTACATTTGGCTGGGGCTGCAGTGGAAAACCAACAAGCTGCACGCACTTACCCCTCAGCTCCCGGGGCTGTATGAACTGCGACTGCCCCGGAGTCCAGTTCTGCTCAGTGAGATTCATTTGGGTCATCTCTTGCTCAAGTCCATCCAAGTTGGATTCTACCGGTGACTCCCAGTTACTGTTCTTGGCTGGTGGGGGGGACGTCTCAGCTTGCACAGGTTTTGGAGGCACAGGAGTCAGCCCTTCTGAAGCAGGCACTTCATCTGCCAGCTTCCCCGCATCGCCAGCCTTGATTCTGGTCCTTCTTGCCCGGGAATAAGACTTCTTTTCAATTGGTCTGTCTGGTGGTGGCTGTGCAGCATCAGCAGCCGTGGCTTGATTTTCCAAAGCAACCTCCTCCTTCACAGGGCTGCCGTGGACATGTGCCGCTTCCATCTCTGGTGACTTGTCTCTCGGTGGAGTTTGCTCTGCACGCTTTGCTCTATAGTTGCTGTCCTGTTTTGCTTGCTCACCATTTCGAGACAGATGCTGGATGCTTGCTTCTGAAGCTCGGTAGCTTGGACGGGTCTCTTTGTAGCCCCCCATCCTTGGGTAGTTTCTGGGTGGGGGCATCCTCCCTGTAcctgcagagctcctgctgGTGAAGGTTCGCGGGGGAGCTGAAGTGCTGTCTGCACCTTGGTGCCTTGGGGGCTTATTTGGCCTCTCATTGGACCAGTTTGGGTCTCGCTGAGGAGGACTGCCAAATCTGAGGGAGAAAAATCGTACAAAGGACTGGGAATAAATTGATGGGTGAGaggtgctgctgtgccagggaaCCCCTCTGCGGGATGCAGCATCCATAACTCCTAGGACCAAGGTCCCACCCTGGGGCTGAAGCCAACAACAGGGCTTTCCCCCTTTGGGGCTTCAGACCTGTTGTTTGAAGCACCTGGCACAAGGGCCAAGGTCTCCCTCCAGGATGAGCCAGCCTCTAGTTTGACTTTGCTGCTCACCTTGGTTTGCGCATCCTCCTTGGCTTGATGTCATCGGGGTTGTGAGCTGACCTGATGTCATAGCCATAAAGCGCGATCAGCTCCTGCCTGGTCTTGGGGGCCTGCTCGTCCTCCCGGAATTTGTCATGCTCCCAGCGGCCCTCGTCCTTCCATAGCTTCCGCTGACGACCCTTCGGCCTGGAACAGTTACACAGGGAGGACCAAGAAGATGTTGCAAAGCCAAGGGACGTGGCAGCTTCAACCAGCCCCACACACAAAGCTCAAGCATTTCTAGGGCAGGGCATGCACAGGAGACAGcgtctcttcttcctccctctcttcctgcCCAACAGCTGCTGCTCTACCCACTgctatttctgaaaagcagcaagaagggTCACTGCTCCTTGGCAAGAGGCTttccttgtggttttttttgcacCACACTCAGTCTCTCCTTCAAAACAAAGAGCTAAAAATGTCCTGGCAGGACACTGCAAGCAGGCAACCAAAGCACAGACCTTCCCAGCACTTCACGCCAAAGCAAGGAGCTGTGGTGCCAAACACTGGCCTGGGAGTTGGCCTCACCCTCCCAGAGAAAGGCAGACACGTGGGGGATGCTCACATACCTGACCTCTTCCTCCTGTGTCTGCCCTCGGAGGTCATGCTCAAAGAATAGCCCTTTGCGTGGGATGTAAGCTGGGTTCTTCCGATCCTCATCATCGTCCAGGTGCTTGGGaactttttttccaactttatTCTCAACAGGTTCAGTGCTCTCCTGTCAAAATCAGACAGCTCTTACCACTGCAGCAGTCCCTCTGCTGCATGGAGAAGCCCCCCATGGCCCAGAGAACACGTTTTAACACCTACCTGCCCATCCCCGCTTTGCCTTTCACCAGTTACAGCACCTTTGGAGTCAGGCTTCTCAtcccctttctctgcttttgccGCTGACTCACAGGAATCATTACTATCCTGCTTCAGTTCCACTTTGGCACTTTCTTCCTCGCTGTaatcttcttcctctgcctgaaAGAGCCCCAGTTACTCAAACACACACCTTTAGCAGCAGGTCCCCCACGAATTTCCCCACACAAGTCCCCAGATCTGGAGTTAGATCCCTGTTCCAGTTGTTAGAGACCTGACTCTTTCAAAGCAGAGGATTAGCTCTTGAGATCCTTCCTATCcctgtatttttacagaaaaagcaaagactaAACCCAACACCTCTCCCCACCAACTCCCACCAGCAACATCAGATCCAACAGTCAGGCTTTCCCCGAACACAGCCGGGACCATCTCTGCCACAAAGCCACAGCCTCTCACCGCTCTGAAAGCAAAGGGCTTGTGCAAGCCAGGGAGACCAGTGAACAAGGGCCCTCAGACGGTCCCTTCCTTCCCACACCAAGGGCCCGGATCCAACCAGAACCGTGTTTCCAAATTCCCTGGAGTTACTCAGCTGACTCACTCGGAGCACTCTGCTCGCAGGAGCGTGACCTCGTTTCACCCTCCAGGAGCCTGCAAGCCTTGCTTAGGCTGGAACTGACACTAAAAATAGCCCTGCGTGATTAACAAAAAGACTgctctatttttctctttcaacacAGCGTATTTGCACATCAACTGCTCCTTTTGTTTACGTTGGGGAAACCCAGACGTGGCATTATTTTTAGGCACAGGAACAGAGTCATCCTGGCATGTCAGTGATGCAATACCCCCACTGCTCCAACACCCCAGCGTGCACCAGCGCTGCTCTGCTTTTACGCGCACCGAGCCTCCAGGGAGCCTCCACACAGGTTTCCAGGCTTGAAGAGCTGCTGCACGGTGAACACGGGGAGCTGCCCCTTACCCTCCACGTGCTGCCTCTACAGCCCGCCGCGCTCCTTCCTCACTAATGGCAGAGATTAATTCACAAATTAACAGCCCCTACGAGCTTCAATTTCATCATCTGCCctgctgttttgtgttttctccaaCTCTTGCCCCCCTCAAGATCCCCAAAACAGCTGCCTCAAGAGAAGTGTTTTCACTAGAAAACCTTCAGTGTCATCATTAGAAACCAGAACTTCTCTAAACTTCCTGGAGATGTTAAACTTATGGTTTTGCACTAAAAATCCAGGGAAACCTACAGCCACAGcctgctgcccaggctggggcagggggtctCGGTGCACACGAGGCAGGATTTTCTCAGCACACACCCAGCGCAGAGCTGCCAGCACTCACGGGGTGCGTTAcccctccagctgcagaagaCAGTGATGCTGCCTGGGACGCTTCCAACCCAGCACTTaggttttttaatttcagctaaTTAGAATGCAACCAGCATCCTGCGCTTCCTTCCACACCCTTCTTGGCCATCGTAAATTCTGCTCCCAGTATCCAACGTCTGAGGAGCcaggcattttttccccccatacaCACTGGCCCTACAtccacccccccagcagcacaggtgGCTTCTCCCCAGGGCTAGGCCCAGCGCCGTGGACTGTAAGTGCGGGAACTGCCCAGCGAGGGGCTCGGACTGGGAGAGACCGTTTTCCTCTGCAACGGCGATGGCTACGCTGCAACGTGGCTCACTCCGAGTCTCTGGTGTGAAGCACACGCGCTGGTACCTTGAGACAAAGGCAATCGCTGCCGACGGGGTCAGTGGAAGAGAACGAAGGACACAAACTGGGTTTTGTGCTAAAATTACGTGAGATGCAGTCACTCGGCAGAACCCTTTAAACACCAGGACAGAGACTCCTCTTACCTCCGAGTCTTCTGCGCTTTCGTAATCTGAGAGTACAGctgcaggggagaaaaaggagtttGGTGTcagggcagaagcagaaatgccGCTTCTCTCCGAGCGTAACACGCCACGCCGCGGGCAACCGCTGGCAAACACACACTGAACAGCCCCTCCAAGGGGAAGTCAGAGGACAGCACCAAAGCATCCCCGACTAACACCACTGCCAGCTAACGCAGGAGGAACCAAGGGCGAGTTTGGGGCTCGCTGTCCCTGCACCCCACGTTTGCCTACTATTACGAGTTACTATTTGGGATGACAACAACCACAGGGCTATCGGGAAAGGTGTTTTGTCcagtttttactttttgcacACAAACAGCATTTGCAACACCAGAGAGTCGTTACTCACCATCTCCTTCAATGCCATCCTCACTTTCCTgcggagagagggagagaaaggtgTGTTAGCGGAGGGGAAGGTCAGCAGCCGGGTCCCTGTGGCATCCTACGATCCCAGGCACAATTACGACAAGGTTTGGCCCCCGTCCTATCGCCTCTGCCCTTGGAAGTTCAGCTTCAGTGacccagaaagaagaaacaaattcagGGCTCCCCGTACCTTTCTCTAAGATCCTTCTAGAGAGAGCTACGCTAGGGGAACGCAGCTCAGGAATAAAAGCACAAACTGTGTTAACTGCTGGGGATCTTTGGAGGGAAAAGAGCGACATGGACAGAGAAGGCAGGCTCCCCTCCCTCAATAACAGGGAGCCAGACAGTTAACTCAGGAAATGACAAGAGGATTACTTAAAGCAGGAGCCCAGGAATAACGAGCAGATGCCGAGCGGGACCGAATTCAGGCAGACATCTGCTAGAGGCTCCGGCGACAGAAACACAATCCTGCGCCTGAGAGAAGATGCCGGACAAAGCGCAACAGCTCAGATTGGGAAAAGCTTCTAGTAAAAGAACAGACTGATCAAGCTCTGCAGTAAAAACAACCTCAgatcaaaaataaaaccagccaaCGCGTTAACGAGATAAGCCCAAACGCCAAAACAGCCGAGCAGAAATACGCTGCGATCCAGGAGGAACTTGAAATAACCGGCACTATAAACCCGTGACAGGACAAAATCGCAGCCTGCCGTAAACGGCCAGAGAAGGAGAATCACCCTGCAGCGGCAGGGGCGAGCAGCACCacgaacccccccccccccccatgtaaAAGGCTTTTAACACCCGCACTTACAAGAAGGCTGCTCAGAGTTGATAAAGAGCAGAAGAGGCCTGACCTGGCAGCAAACCCACCCTCCCACGCCCCACTGTGGGGAGTCCAGGTGGGGGGACAGGACCCCGCCATGGGGGGACGGACGGGAAgcccctgcctggggctggggggagtcgcagagcccagctctcccctgcggggctgcccccccccccccccaagccctgcTCCCCCAATTCCCCAGCCTGGTGCTCCCTCAGCTCTCCAGCCCCAACCCCCCCTCCAAGCCCCCCAACTGCCCCTCCATTCCCCCAGTTCCACCGATACCAGAGCCCCCCCCAGTTCCCCTGACACCAGAACACACACCCCCCGGCCCGTTCCCCCAGTTCCCCCGACACCAGAGAccgcccccccccagttcccccGACACcagacaccccctcccccccagttCCCCCGACACcagacaccccccccagcccattCCCCCAGTTCCACCGCCACCAGAgaccccccccgcccgccccgttCCCCCAGTTCCACCGCCaccagagccccccccccctccccagtcgCCCCCCATTCCCGGTGACGCCCCCCCACCCGCACTCACACACTCGGACTCGGGCGCGCTCTTGGCCGCCCCCCCGGCAGCGCTCtcggccccgcggccccgcggccCAGCGCTGAGGGCCCCGGCGGCACCCCGCGGCGGGCGGTGAGGCGGGCGGGGAGAaccggagccggagccggaggCGGATCCCGAGCGGGAGCGAGCGGCGCTGGCGGCCGAGTCGGCGCTGTCGGAGGCGGCCGAGTCCGAGTCGTCCTCGCTGTCCTGCGAGgcgcgctgccgccgccggtCCGCCATCTTGGGCAGCCGcaggggcgggcggcggcgcggggcacCACGGGACGGACTACACCTCCCGGCGGACCCCGCGGCCCGTGACGTCACCGCCGCCACCGTCCCGACAGCCTTTGCGGCAGCGAGCGAGCGGCcgctccttcccctccccgcccgctcTCGCTCCCCGGCAGGGGGCAGGCGCGCGCCGGGCAGGGCGTCGACGTCACGGCGCGGGTGGCGTCACGGCGGCGGAAATGACGTCATGCGCGCGCGGGGACGGAGGGGGGGCGGACGAGACAAGCAGACACCATCAGCACGCAGCGTCCGTTTTCCTCgtttattgtaaaaaaaaaaaaaaaaaaaaaaaaaaaggcgcgCGCGCGGGTGTGTCCACGTGTGACACCCCCCcgtctcctcccccccccccccccccccccccccgcgggcaGGACGGGCAGCGCCCACCGCTAACGTGTTtataactttatttatttatttttttaaacacatttcctttcttttggtgttttttttttttttagttttgtttttttaaaaaaaacttttttttaaaacaagtttccTTCCGCTAATTAACCTCGGTGCCAGAAAGCAGCTGGGTGCGGTGCAGGGGGAATAAAACtcgggggggggcacaggacCCACGCAGGGACGGGATGGGACGGGAGAAAAGACGAGACAAGAAAAGAAACGGAACGTTTTTCCTATTTAATCTCTGCTGAAGGGGAGGCCGGGGAGAGCCTGGCCGGAGTGGGGGACGCAGagacccccccaacccccaacCCATCCGGCAGCACCGCAGGGGTCCggtccccagcacccaggggtcagggctggggggggggtccagtggcaccgggggggggggctcggtcGGGAcaggggatgctgcagcagagcGGACACGGCCCCAGCTCTCGCACCAACCCAACTCCTTACGGCACACCTCGCCAACcttgaaacatttaaattataaaaaaaaaattaaaaaaaaaaccaaaattgtgCGTATAGGATttctatttcacaaaaaaaaaaaaaaaaaaaagttttgtttttaaactctccCCTCTGACCCCATTACAGCCGCtcaagaagggggggggggggggggaaaaaaacaaagaggcTTCCCGGCACTTTCCAGCACCCCGCTCCTCGCCACAGCAGGGCACAGGCCGGCAGCGCTGGGACCCCCCGGCAGCACCCGCTGCCGCCTCTCACACCACTTGGACGCAAACCGGTGTTTATCCCATTTTCTAACTAAACGTAACAAGAAGGCAGCGGCGGGCAGAGTCCTGGCAGGACGCGGCCTCCCTGGCTGGCGGACGCGGCACCCCCTGACACCGGGGTCTGGCCCCGGCGCTCTCCGTGCTCCCGCCCGCGGCTCGAAGCCAAATGTCCAAAATAAACCGAACGTCGGCTgcgggagggcaggggcagcgTGCGGAGCTGCGGCAGGCAGCGAGGACGGGCAGGATGGGCAGGCAGGGTCTGGGGTTCGCCCACTGCCCCCGGGACCGGAGCAGCCGGTGGGAAGCCTCGGCCGGTAGCTGACCGGTGCCGCTGGGGATACGGCTGCCAGCACGGGCGGACAAGTCCAGGAAACGTGTTGCAAAACCCAAGAGAACAAAACCGGGGTCACGGAGGAACTAAACCATCCGTCAACGAGAAGGCAGGAGAGGGCAGCGGCCATTGGCACGACCCGGTGATGTACGGAGCTCCCGGCGGCTCCGCTATTTACGGCAGGTCCGATGCGGCGTCTGCTTCTTCTGCATCTCCAGCCGGCAGCGGCTGCGCTCGTCCAGCCAGGGCAGCTCGAAGTTCCTGCGGGCAGAGCCGGCGTCAGCGCGCCGCGAGGCACCGACCCCGACCCAAAACATGCCAGCACCATCCCGGCGGGCAACGCCGAGGATGCCGGCCCGAGCAGCGGTGCCCGGCTCAGCCCAGCTCCGTCCCCTCCCGCCACCGGTGACACCGGTACTCACTGTGGGGTCAGTTTTGGTAGGGGCCGGCCAAAGGCGACGACAGGCAGGTATGGGGTGATGAGCAAGCTTTCCACTGCGGGAGAGACACCGGAGTGTTacacagcccctgcctgccccccaacacccctgcctgccccccaaTGCCAAAGACACTCACCGTCATCTGGCTCAGGGAAAAATGAGGTAACTTCAGGCTCTGACTCCtgaattcctttccttttgtacATTCGGAGCTGCAGCCGCTGTAGAATTCTCTGTTCCCTGATCCGCTGAATGTCCCACCTGGAAAACGTGATGCccccgggtggggggggggcagtgagaaactgcaggcagggagcaggcaggcgACTCGACCCTCCCGGGGAGCTCAGGGGGCTTTGCCGGGGCCACTGCACTGGCAGCAATGCGGGAGCATCCCTTCTCCGGCAGCGTTTCTGGTTCCCATTCCGGCTGCGCTGCGGGCGGCCGGGTCCCGTGTCCCCCCGCTCCTGGTGACACCCCAGGACCCATCCCTGCAGGAGCAGATGCAGACCACCCGCTCTGCCGGGAGCCCCCAGACCCCCATCACCCTCTTTGCTCCCACCTTTTCCTTCGTTTCTCATCCAGCTCCAGCTTCGCATGCCGTTTGGAAAAGACGCTGTCGTCCAGATTCTGCAAGGACAGACGGGGATGAGCGCGTCCGCCTGGCGCTGgcagccccggcacagccccgAGCCGACAGCCAGAGCCGCCACGGCACAGAGGGGTTGGCCCttcacccccaccccaaccctCCAACTGCAGCCGGGGTTTGCCGTGCCGTTTGTGCCGGACGAGGGGACAAGATGCCACCAGACCCGCAGCGGCAGCAAATGCTACAAGCCACTCTCCTGGAGCGGTGAAACAGCCGGGAAGGAGCCTGCGGCAACGCCGGCTCTGACAGCAGCCGCTGCACCCGCCGGGGCGGCGTACGTACCTCCAGGATGTCCGAGGGGTTGGGGTCTCTCAGGGGCTCCACGACATGGTCCCTCCAAGACGGAACTGCAGGACGAGAGGCCAGGCTGTTAGCCCCATGCTGGGACCCCCACGGCCCCACACTCCAGCCCCATCCCCACCGCCTCGCTGCTCTTTTCCAGCCCATCCCTCCCTTGGAGGGTGCCGCTCAGCCTCCCCCAAACCCCCGTCCTGAGCCAGGCTGGGCGATGCCACCGGCTGAGGGCAGCGGGAGCTTgccagggggggggggggcccacgGGGAGGCAGAGCTCATCGCCATCCCCCCAGCCAAGCACGCAAGCAAACCTGAGCCGCTCCGAGAGGAGACACACCGAGCTCCCCCCGCGCCAGAGCGCTCGGCCATCCAGCGCAGCCTCCGCCGGCAGCATCGGCGACTGGCACAGCCCAGTGCTCCTCACCGCCGGTGCTCACCATGCTGCAGGACCCGAGGAGACCggctgggaaggggcagccGGCAGGACAGGCACCGGATTCGGGGGCAGCAGGCGACCCCGTGGAGGAACCCCGTGCTGTGCCACGGTGGCACAAGCCAGAGAGACGTTTCCCAACCGCAAACGGGAAGTTGCTTCACCCCTCGCTCAAACGGGCACACGGGCTGCTTGGCAAACCGGGCGGCTAaagcggagcggggccggcagcCCTGCCCAGCGCGCTGCCCTTGGCTCGGCCATGCAGGCAGTGGCAGCCCGGCACACGCCGGAGCAGGGTAAGCCGGAGACGTGGTTCAGGAGAGCCCATCGCCGGCACCAGAGCTGCTACCTGCTGCCGCGGGAGGAGCCAGCGGCACGGCATGACCGGCTGCACCTCTCCCACCGCGATCGGGATTCTGCCCTTTGCTGGCTTCAGGGTGAGGGTGCCGAGCCCCATTCCCCAGCCGCCCCGAGGCGGGTGAGCCCCTCTCTGGCCGGCGGCTTTGCCCCAACACCCGGCACGGTGGTGCCAGCGCCGCGGCGGGCTCTCCATCGCTTACTTGCTACAGTCTCCTCCTTCTTTGGGGAGGGCTCCCGCAACGGCAGCGGCGACGGGGGCGGCTGGTGCCAACGGCACAAGTACATTTCCGTGGTTGAGAGATAGGGCAGGTCGTCTGTCTCGCTGCTGAAGAAGCCCTTCTCCTTGGGGTGGGCGCCGGGGCCCTTCAGTGGGACCGAGGCTCGGAGCGGGGTCTCCAGGAGCGACCTGGGTTTTTCTGGAGTCTCTTGGCTCCGCAGTTCTCGTTTACAAACAGTTTCGGACAAGGAGCCGCTCGATTCTTCCTTCCCCGGGGAGTGCTTTGGAGTTTTACTCTTCACTTTCGAGAACTCGGACACCAGTTTTTTAACGGGCGTCTTCCTCTCTGCGCTCCCAAACGTCGGCTTCCTgcgggaggaagaggagctgagCCGGGCGCATGGATCCTCACCAAGCACAGGGGCTGCCGTGGGAGACTACCGGCACGCTCACACCAGGGCCGGCCGGAGGCAAGTTTCTGAAGGCGAGAGGGGCTTCCCTGGCATTTCGGGACTCCCCCTCCTCCTCGCCCAGACTTTCACGAGGTTCCCCCTGGCCAGCGCCAGTGCTCGATGGGATGCGCTCCCAGTGCCAGGCAGCCTCTCCGAGCGGCTCGAGGGtcgctgggctgggctggcaccTCAGTGCCCTGGGTAGTGCCAGCCCCACAGATGGGGGGCCAAGCCATGGGGAAGGtccccccaccttccccccGAGGCCCCACGCAAGCAGAGCCAGGCACCCTCTACCTTTTATGCCCCTTCCCGTTCCTGCCGTAGGGGAAGTGCTTGGGCTGCAGGGTCGGGGGGGGCTCCAGCAGATCCTGGGGACACTCCAGCGGCAGCTTCTCGCACGCCTCCGCCTCCGGCTTCTCCTCCACCTCGAAGCCCTGGAAGATGCGGTGCTTCTCCCGCTCGCTGTCCTTCTTCACCAGCTGCACCCGCCTTTCCATGCGCTCGATCCGCGCAAGGAGCTGCAACGCAGGGCGAGGGCTCACCTCGCGGGTGCGCTCCCCGGGGGTGAACCCCGCGTGCGCCCCTGCTCCccgggcagctgcctgcacggTGCCCTGCCTGCACATCCCTTCGACGGCAGGGAAACACTCCGGGGAAGAGCTGACCCGCAGCACCCACACCTGAGCCATCAGCCGCTCGCAGAAGCGGTCTGGCACAGGCGTCGCACGCGGTGCAGGACCGGCAGAGGACCCCGTGCCACACCGCCGCGGTGCCCTGCCTGCTTTCTGCCCGTGGCAAACTGTGCCCGTCCTGGCATTTACCTGGCAACTTCTTGGCAATGCTCGCGGTGCAGGAGCACGTTTGCGAGGAGACCCTAAACGGTGCCTGAGCCATACCCACTTGGGCTCAGCCGGCACCGCGGGCTTCCCGGCACACCGGGAGTGCCGTGGCTCAACGCCTGCCCTCCCAGAGGGGACGAGAGGCCAAGGGCAGCGTCTGCAACGAGCACCGGGTGCTGCGGGCATCGCACCCCCGGACAGTTCAACTGCAGTGCTGGCAGGCCGGGGCTAAGATGTCCAAACGGCACAAAATGGCCACTCGCACTCTGGCTGCTTCTCCCCCTCCGGCGCTGCCCATCCCCGTGGCAGGAGGGCTGCGGCCAGCTGCAAACCCTGCACGTTTCGAGGAGCAATTTGGGGGTCTCGACCACTGCTGCATCCTTCCCGAGTGCCGAGGCAGCGCCGCCggccctggggagggagagggcggTTCATAATTAGATGCGGGCTTCATTTGAGAGCGAGCACCCGACTCGGTGACACCTGCCCTCGGTCACCCATCCCCGACCCTCGCCCGTCCCCACCAGCCAGGAGCTGCGGCCATTTAGAGGGGTCGACTTGGCAAAGCACAGCAGGGGGGGGTCCCGAGAaccaatcccccccccccggaaagTAGCTGCAGGGGGGGGCACAGCCTCAAGGAGAGGAGCTGTGAGCAGCTCCCGGGGTTCGCCTGCCCCGTCTCCCCGGCAGTTTAACCCCCGTGGGAGGATGCGCCACGGTGAAGCCCCGTCGCAGCCTCGCCGCAGCGTCTCCTCCATGTTGGAGGACTCGGCACACACCGCGGGGACGCGGCATCGCCGTGCGGCCGCGCCGGCTGCACCACGTGGGACGGCCCTTCCCTCCGCAACCGGGGCCACTGCAACCGCCACCACTGCAGTCAGGGCGGGCGAGCCAGCGCGGTCTTCGGGCACCCGGCACCCACCGCCCCGCCGGGGACGGCTGGAGCGGGCACGGCCTGGCGAGCGGGCGATGCGGGTGCGAGCGCACGGC
Proteins encoded in this window:
- the MSL1 gene encoding male-specific lethal 1 homolog, whose protein sequence is QQQEEEEEEEEEGSAPHRPPLRRPREPPPPPLGAHKGRGGGVAAAAEQQQQRWAGLVPLAGGKQAGAGDAGARPRYQAVLPGRGAGEGSAGPGAGPGAGPAEPGPPPPPPPPLPPPLPAEGKWKSGSRRGGMGAGGGSPGQAACLRQILLLQLDLIEQQQQQLQAKERQIEELKAERDTLLARIERMERRVQLVKKDSEREKHRIFQGFEVEEKPEAEACEKLPLECPQDLLEPPPTLQPKHFPYGRNGKGHKRKPTFGSAERKTPVKKLVSEFSKVKSKTPKHSPGKEESSGSLSETVCKRELRSQETPEKPRSLLETPLRASVPLKGPGAHPKEKGFFSSETDDLPYLSTTEMYLCRWHQPPPSPLPLREPSPKKEETVAIPSWRDHVVEPLRDPNPSDILENLDDSVFSKRHAKLELDEKRRKRWDIQRIREQRILQRLQLRMYKRKGIQESEPEVTSFFPEPDDVESLLITPYLPVVAFGRPLPKLTPQNFELPWLDERSRCRLEMQKKQTPHRTCRK
- the CASC3 gene encoding protein CASC3; the encoded protein is MADRRRQRASQDSEDDSDSAASDSADSAASAARSRSGSASGSGSGSPRPPHRPPRGAAGALSAGPRGRGAESAAGGAAKSAPESECESEDGIEGDAVLSDYESAEDSEAEEEDYSEEESAKVELKQDSNDSCESAAKAEKGDEKPDSKGAVTGERQSGDGQESTEPVENKVGKKVPKHLDDDEDRKNPAYIPRKGLFFEHDLRGQTQEEEVRPKGRQRKLWKDEGRWEHDKFREDEQAPKTRQELIALYGYDIRSAHNPDDIKPRRMRKPRFGSPPQRDPNWSNERPNKPPRHQGADSTSAPPRTFTSRSSAGTGRMPPPRNYPRMGGYKETRPSYRASEASIQHLSRNGEQAKQDSNYRAKRAEQTPPRDKSPEMEAAHVHGSPVKEEVALENQATAADAAQPPPDRPIEKKSYSRARRTRIKAGDAGKLADEVPASEGLTPVPPKPVQAETSPPPAKNSNWESPVESNLDGLEQEMTQMNLTEQNWTPGQSQFIQPRELRGIPNHMHVGTGPPPQFNRMEEMAVQGGRVKRYSSQRQRPPVPEPAPPMHISIMEGHYYDPLQFQGPIYTHSENPAPLPPQGMIVQPEMHLPHPGLHPHQTPAPMANPGLYPPPVSMPPGQPPPQQLLAPTYFSPPGVMNFGNPGYPYPPGALPPPPPPHLYSNTQAQSQVYGGVTYYNTVQQQVQPKPSPPRRTSQPVTIKPPPPEDSKGEKSKERSNT